The following proteins are encoded in a genomic region of Tenacibaculum sp. 190524A05c:
- a CDS encoding DUF4199 domain-containing protein produces the protein MENQANSKNIILNYGLYLGIAGVFIHLAFYASGNLLENLQTVGYIGIIPMIALIVLGIKKFKHDNGGFLSFGQALKVGVGIAVVSVLVSTVYSLIFTKVIEPGFQDQVMEVTRQAWIDAGMTDEQIESAESMTKKFQSPAITIPLSIVISAFFGFIISAITGAIMQKREEDTF, from the coding sequence ATGGAAAATCAAGCAAACAGCAAGAACATAATCTTAAATTATGGTCTTTATTTAGGAATCGCAGGAGTTTTTATTCACTTAGCATTTTATGCATCAGGAAATTTACTTGAGAACCTTCAAACCGTTGGTTACATTGGAATTATTCCTATGATTGCATTAATTGTACTTGGAATAAAAAAATTCAAGCATGATAATGGTGGATTTCTTTCATTTGGACAAGCATTAAAGGTTGGAGTTGGAATTGCTGTAGTAAGTGTTTTAGTCTCAACGGTGTACTCATTAATTTTTACTAAAGTAATTGAACCTGGTTTCCAAGATCAAGTTATGGAAGTTACAAGACAAGCTTGGATTGATGCTGGAATGACTGATGAGCAAATTGAATCAGCTGAATCTATGACTAAAAAATTCCAAAGCCCAGCAATTACAATTCCTTTATCTATTGTTATTTCTGCTTTCTTTGGGTTTATTATCTCAGCTATTACTGGAGCTATTATGCAAAAAAGAGAGGAAGATACTTTTTAA
- the xerA gene encoding site-specific tyrosine recombinase/integron integrase: MGWQVKITDYKSYLKIERALSENSIENYTRDILKLVNYIETYEINVSPITIDKDQIKQFIYEVSKIISPRTQARIISGLRSFFDYLVFEGYREDNPLDLIQSPKIGRKLPDVLSNEEINKIIGSIDLSHPQGERNRTILETIYGCGLRVSELINLKISDLFFDEGFIKVTGKGDKVRFVPIHTSTMKFINLYISHIRSLITPKKEDSDILFLNRRGKRLTRQMIFIILKDLCAKANINKSVGPHTLRHSFATYLLKEGVDLRAIQQLLGHESITTTEIYVHLDNSYLKEVVEKFHPRKEI, from the coding sequence ATGGGTTGGCAAGTTAAGATTACTGATTATAAGAGCTACTTAAAAATCGAAAGAGCGTTATCTGAAAACTCTATCGAAAACTACACTAGAGACATTTTAAAACTGGTTAACTATATAGAAACTTATGAAATAAATGTTAGTCCAATTACTATAGATAAAGATCAAATTAAACAATTCATTTATGAAGTTTCAAAAATTATAAGTCCAAGAACTCAAGCCAGAATTATTTCAGGGCTTAGAAGTTTTTTTGATTATTTGGTTTTTGAAGGATATAGAGAAGATAATCCTCTGGATTTAATACAATCTCCTAAGATTGGACGAAAACTACCAGATGTACTTTCCAATGAAGAAATAAATAAAATTATTGGATCTATTGATTTAAGTCATCCTCAAGGAGAACGAAACCGAACTATTTTAGAAACCATTTATGGTTGTGGTTTGCGTGTAAGTGAACTAATTAATCTCAAAATCTCTGACTTGTTCTTTGATGAAGGATTCATAAAAGTAACAGGAAAAGGAGATAAAGTGCGTTTTGTACCTATACATACATCAACCATGAAATTTATTAATTTATATATATCACATATTAGAAGTCTAATTACTCCTAAAAAAGAAGACTCTGACATATTATTTTTAAATAGACGTGGAAAGCGTTTAACAAGACAAATGATATTTATAATTCTTAAAGATTTATGTGCAAAAGCTAACATTAATAAAAGTGTTGGACCACATACATTACGCCATTCATTTGCCACATACTTATTGAAGGAAGGTGTAGATCTTAGAGCAATTCAACAATTATTAGGTCATGAAAGTATTACCACAACTGAAATTTATGTTCATTTAGACAATAGTTATTTAAAAGAAGTTGTTGAAAAGTTTCATCCGAGAAAAGAAATTTGA
- a CDS encoding outer membrane beta-barrel protein, whose protein sequence is MKKILLTIAIAVFGFAANAQDGTLNVGGNIALPIGDAGDNYSFSYGGEVNYLFNLSEDFNLGASFSYIQYLGKEVNGFDVPSVAFLPVAAAGRYNLSEKFVVGADLGFAIGVDEGNDGGFYYRPMVGYKVMENITVQATYAGISLDGGTAANIGLGAYYSF, encoded by the coding sequence ATGAAAAAAATTCTTTTAACAATTGCTATCGCAGTATTCGGATTTGCTGCTAATGCACAGGACGGTACTTTAAATGTAGGAGGTAATATCGCTTTACCAATCGGAGATGCAGGAGATAATTATTCTTTTTCTTATGGAGGAGAAGTAAATTACTTATTTAACTTATCTGAAGATTTTAACTTAGGTGCTTCATTTTCTTACATTCAGTATTTAGGAAAAGAAGTAAATGGTTTTGATGTACCAAGTGTTGCATTTTTACCAGTTGCTGCTGCAGGTCGCTATAACCTTTCTGAAAAATTCGTAGTAGGAGCTGATTTAGGTTTTGCTATTGGTGTTGATGAAGGAAATGATGGTGGATTTTATTACAGACCTATGGTAGGTTATAAAGTTATGGAGAACATAACTGTACAAGCTACTTATGCTGGTATTAGCTTAGACGGTGGAACTGCTGCTAACATCGGATTAGGTGCTTATTATTCTTTCTAA
- the aroQ gene encoding type II 3-dehydroquinate dehydratase, whose protein sequence is MKIIIINGPNLNLLGKREPEIYGSKTFNDYFKELKNRFSEIELDYFQSNIEGEIIDKLHEVGFDYDGVVLNAAAYTHTSVGIGDAVKGITTPVVEVHISNVHSREDFRHVSYIAGNAKGVITGFGLDSYILAIQSFMK, encoded by the coding sequence ATGAAAATTATCATAATCAACGGACCAAATTTAAATCTATTAGGAAAAAGAGAACCGGAAATTTATGGTTCTAAAACTTTTAACGACTATTTCAAAGAATTGAAAAATAGATTCTCTGAGATAGAATTAGATTATTTTCAATCAAATATAGAGGGAGAAATAATAGATAAACTTCACGAGGTTGGTTTTGATTATGATGGCGTAGTTTTAAATGCAGCGGCATATACACATACTTCTGTTGGTATTGGTGATGCTGTAAAAGGAATAACAACTCCTGTTGTAGAAGTACATATTTCTAATGTACATTCTCGCGAAGATTTTAGACATGTAAGTTACATTGCAGGTAATGCCAAAGGCGTTATTACAGGCTTTGGATTGGATAGCTATATTTTAGCCATTCAAAGTTTTATGAAGTAA
- a CDS encoding DUF4105 domain-containing protein gives MLKKYVLLLLLVSQFNFAQTVQLSVYSEISIVTSGPGVNLYEKFGHTAIRVKDPVLNLDLLYNYGIFDFNDPNFYANFVRGFMKYKLARYPFHYALKSAQQDERWVKQQVLNLNIKERNEFFQFLEQNVKPENASYFYDPFFDNCATRPRDITKSILKEKLNLSEGFITEDKSIRTLMNEKIHPNSWGSFGINIALGNRLDKIASAEEYLYLPEYLYEAYEVSKISNGESLIKKTETLLDFETKSVNADFPSPLLVFTLLLIIVAIITYKDYKKKKQTKILDFILLFSTGLVGVLIVFLWFFTNHSTAPNNFNFLWAFAPNFVVSFFLLGKTQKTWIKKYFLILIILLALIPIIHFTGIQKFTYSIIPFIALLFLRYLFLYKISTQK, from the coding sequence ATGCTTAAAAAATACGTTTTACTTCTTCTATTAGTTTCTCAATTTAATTTTGCTCAAACCGTTCAACTTTCTGTTTATTCTGAAATTAGCATTGTTACTTCTGGACCTGGAGTTAACTTGTATGAAAAGTTTGGTCATACAGCCATTCGAGTTAAAGATCCCGTTTTAAATCTTGATTTATTGTATAACTATGGGATATTTGATTTTAACGATCCTAACTTTTATGCAAACTTCGTTAGAGGTTTCATGAAATATAAACTGGCTAGATATCCATTTCATTATGCTTTAAAATCTGCACAACAAGACGAACGATGGGTGAAGCAGCAAGTATTGAATCTAAATATAAAAGAGAGAAATGAATTCTTTCAGTTTTTAGAGCAAAACGTTAAACCAGAAAACGCAAGTTATTTTTATGATCCTTTTTTTGACAACTGTGCTACTCGACCTAGAGATATTACTAAATCAATTCTTAAGGAGAAACTTAATTTAAGTGAAGGTTTTATAACAGAAGATAAATCTATTAGGACTTTGATGAATGAAAAAATTCATCCTAATTCTTGGGGAAGTTTTGGAATAAATATAGCCTTAGGTAATCGATTGGATAAAATAGCATCTGCGGAAGAATATTTATATCTACCTGAATATTTATATGAGGCTTACGAAGTCAGTAAAATAAGTAATGGAGAATCCTTAATTAAAAAAACCGAAACACTATTAGATTTTGAAACTAAATCTGTAAATGCAGACTTTCCTAGTCCTTTGCTAGTTTTCACATTATTATTAATCATTGTAGCGATAATTACTTACAAAGATTACAAAAAGAAAAAGCAGACTAAGATTTTAGATTTTATTTTGCTTTTTAGTACTGGACTCGTTGGTGTTTTAATTGTCTTTTTATGGTTTTTCACCAATCATTCAACCGCGCCAAATAATTTCAATTTCCTATGGGCTTTTGCTCCAAATTTTGTGGTTTCATTCTTTTTATTGGGTAAAACTCAAAAAACTTGGATTAAGAAGTATTTCCTAATTCTAATTATACTATTAGCCTTAATACCAATTATTCATTTTACCGGAATTCAAAAGTTTACGTACTCTATAATTCCGTTTATAGCATTACTTTTCTTGAGGTATTTATTTTTGTACAAAATATCAACTCAAAAATAG
- a CDS encoding PorV/PorQ family protein, protein MKIKLLYFSLLISSLSYGQFRNYSNEFLNIGVDAAALGMSKAVVATSNDVNSTYWNPAGLVGIEDYQGSLMHASYFSGIATYNFAGFAMPINKESSIGLSIIRFGVDDILNTTELIDSQGNIDFNRINLFSAADYAFNVSYARKMPLDGFTIGGNAKIIRRIIGDFATSWGFGFDLGIQFQKNDWKFGIMARDITTTFNTWAINEAEFEKIRNAIPGQNQELPETTEITKPKLQVGMAKNFNIGRYFHLLTALDLNMRFAETNDIISTGFLSVDPAFGFQLDYDNLVFLRVGAGNFQNVREFDNSESLSVQPNFGLGFRYRGIQIDYALTNIGSVGNALFSNIFSLKIDYSFYR, encoded by the coding sequence TTGAAAATCAAGTTACTATATTTTTCACTACTTATTTCTTCATTGTCTTACGGGCAGTTTAGAAACTATTCTAATGAATTTTTAAATATTGGTGTTGATGCAGCTGCATTAGGAATGAGTAAAGCCGTAGTGGCAACTTCTAATGATGTAAATTCAACATATTGGAATCCTGCAGGTTTAGTAGGAATAGAAGATTACCAAGGATCTCTAATGCATGCCTCCTATTTTTCAGGAATTGCAACGTATAATTTTGCTGGATTTGCAATGCCAATTAATAAAGAAAGTTCGATAGGATTATCAATTATAAGATTTGGTGTAGATGATATATTGAATACTACAGAATTAATCGATAGTCAAGGAAATATTGATTTTAATCGAATTAACTTGTTCTCTGCAGCAGATTATGCTTTCAATGTAAGTTATGCTCGTAAAATGCCTTTAGATGGCTTTACCATTGGTGGAAATGCTAAAATAATTAGACGAATTATTGGTGATTTTGCCACTTCTTGGGGATTCGGTTTCGATTTAGGAATTCAGTTTCAGAAAAATGATTGGAAGTTTGGAATCATGGCTAGAGATATTACAACTACCTTCAATACTTGGGCTATAAACGAAGCTGAATTTGAAAAGATAAGAAATGCCATTCCTGGGCAAAATCAAGAATTACCAGAAACAACTGAAATTACAAAGCCTAAGTTACAAGTTGGAATGGCTAAAAATTTTAATATTGGAAGGTATTTTCATTTGCTAACAGCTTTGGATTTAAATATGAGATTTGCAGAAACTAATGATATCATCTCAACTGGTTTTTTAAGTGTTGATCCTGCTTTTGGTTTTCAATTAGATTATGATAATCTTGTCTTCTTAAGAGTTGGTGCTGGAAATTTCCAAAATGTAAGAGAGTTTGATAATAGTGAATCTTTATCTGTTCAACCGAATTTTGGTTTAGGTTTTAGATATCGAGGAATACAAATCGATTATGCGTTAACCAATATTGGAAGTGTTGGAAATGCTTTATTCTCGAACATATTTTCACTTAAAATTGATTACAGTTTTTACCGATAG
- a CDS encoding YheT family hydrolase: protein MPLLKSQLTTKFPFRNPHINTLYKFFANKEKPNYERKRITTWDNDFIDLDFLTSNSFSAVLLIHGLEGSSESSYMASTANFLKDHGYDVISMNLRSCSGEDNNILKTYHAGKTDDVEFVINYLIENYNYRDIVLCGFSLGGNLILKYLGEFNVGVPETVKGGIAVSVPIDLASAQVELSKLKNKIYMKEFLRTLKSKVVLKASKFPEFNPDKKRIAKASSFRDFEEIYTAPVFGFDGPEDYWAKASSKPYIPNIDRKTLLINAKDDSFLSLDCFPYDIAENSDNFYLMTPKYGGHVGFVTTFNDEAFWIENQIVNFIQDKLNIYS, encoded by the coding sequence ATGCCATTACTGAAAAGTCAACTAACCACTAAGTTTCCTTTTAGAAACCCGCATATTAACACGCTTTATAAATTTTTTGCAAATAAAGAAAAACCAAACTATGAAAGAAAAAGAATTACAACTTGGGATAATGATTTTATCGATTTAGACTTTTTAACTTCAAACTCATTTTCAGCAGTATTATTAATTCATGGACTAGAAGGAAGTTCTGAATCTAGTTATATGGCTTCTACAGCTAATTTTTTAAAAGATCATGGTTACGATGTAATTTCAATGAATTTAAGAAGTTGTAGCGGAGAGGATAACAATATTTTAAAAACTTATCACGCTGGTAAAACAGATGATGTAGAATTCGTAATAAACTATTTAATCGAAAATTATAATTACAGAGATATTGTTTTATGTGGTTTTAGTTTAGGAGGTAATCTTATTTTAAAATATTTGGGAGAATTCAATGTTGGTGTTCCAGAAACGGTTAAAGGCGGAATCGCGGTCTCTGTTCCTATTGATTTGGCTTCAGCACAAGTTGAATTAAGTAAGCTGAAGAATAAAATTTATATGAAAGAATTCCTAAGAACATTAAAATCTAAAGTAGTTTTAAAGGCTTCTAAATTCCCTGAATTCAATCCAGATAAAAAGCGTATCGCAAAAGCTTCTTCTTTTAGAGATTTCGAAGAAATATACACAGCTCCGGTTTTTGGTTTTGATGGACCTGAAGATTATTGGGCTAAAGCGAGCAGTAAACCATACATACCTAATATAGATAGAAAAACATTACTTATAAACGCTAAAGATGACTCATTTCTATCTTTAGATTGTTTTCCGTATGACATTGCTGAAAACTCAGATAATTTCTACTTAATGACTCCTAAATATGGTGGTCATGTAGGATTTGTTACCACATTTAATGATGAAGCGTTTTGGATTGAAAATCAAATTGTAAACTTTATTCAGGATAAGTTAAATATATATTCTTAG
- a CDS encoding CDP-alcohol phosphatidyltransferase family protein, with product MNIKKHIPNIITLGNLLCGTIATIYAVRGDFYTTAILVGIGIVFDFFDGFVARLLQVQGEFGKQLDSLADMVTSGVVPGIVMVQFMLSSTLYNQLGVSSWDAALDMGLNIDNWFSYEVLGLLLTLFAGYRLAKFNIDERQSNSFIGLPTPAMNLFVLSLPLISEYTTNILIQDIIHNKYVLIIITILLSVLMVSEVKLFSLKFKNYAFNKNIFKYTFLLLSIALLITLKFVAIPVIILLYILLSLFKNLKKEAVKN from the coding sequence ATGAACATTAAAAAGCACATTCCAAATATAATCACTTTAGGTAACTTACTTTGTGGTACCATAGCAACAATTTATGCAGTAAGAGGTGATTTTTATACAACAGCAATTTTAGTTGGAATTGGAATAGTCTTTGATTTCTTTGACGGTTTTGTAGCAAGATTGTTACAAGTTCAAGGAGAATTTGGAAAGCAATTGGATAGTTTAGCTGATATGGTAACAAGTGGAGTAGTACCAGGAATTGTAATGGTTCAATTTATGCTGAGTAGTACATTATATAATCAGCTAGGAGTTTCTTCTTGGGATGCAGCCTTAGATATGGGATTGAATATTGATAATTGGTTTTCCTATGAAGTTCTTGGATTATTACTTACACTTTTTGCTGGTTACAGATTAGCAAAGTTTAATATTGATGAAAGACAATCAAATAGTTTTATAGGATTACCAACTCCAGCAATGAATTTATTTGTACTGTCATTACCCTTAATTTCAGAGTACACTACAAACATCTTAATTCAAGATATAATTCACAATAAATATGTATTGATTATAATAACAATACTATTAAGTGTATTAATGGTTTCAGAAGTAAAGTTATTTTCTTTGAAGTTTAAGAATTATGCTTTTAACAAAAACATCTTTAAATACACATTTTTGTTATTGTCTATAGCGCTTTTAATTACGTTAAAATTCGTTGCGATTCCAGTAATTATTTTGCTATATATTCTATTATCTCTATTTAAGAATTTAAAGAAAGAGGCAGTTAAAAATTAA
- the lptB gene encoding LPS export ABC transporter ATP-binding protein, with protein MKLRADNIQKIYGSRKVVKGISLEVEQGEIIGLLGPNGAGKTTSFYMIVGMVKPNFGQIFLDSDEITEDAMYKRAQKGIGYLAQEASVFRKLSVEDNILSVLEFTDRTKEERKERLEELIEEFSLGHVRKNRGDLLSGGERRRTEIARCLASDPKFILLDEPFAGVDPIAVEDIQSIVAHLKNKNIGILITDHNVQETLAITDRTYLMYNGSILKEGTPEELAADETVRKVYLGKDFELKKKKF; from the coding sequence ATGAAATTAAGAGCTGATAATATCCAGAAAATTTACGGTAGTCGTAAAGTAGTTAAAGGAATTTCCCTTGAAGTAGAACAAGGTGAAATTATTGGATTACTAGGTCCGAATGGAGCTGGAAAAACCACTTCTTTTTACATGATTGTTGGTATGGTTAAACCAAATTTTGGTCAGATTTTTTTAGATAGTGACGAAATCACCGAAGATGCAATGTACAAACGCGCACAAAAAGGTATCGGATACTTGGCACAAGAAGCTTCTGTTTTCAGAAAATTATCAGTTGAAGATAATATTCTATCTGTTTTGGAATTTACTGATCGTACTAAAGAAGAAAGAAAAGAACGATTAGAAGAGCTAATTGAAGAATTTAGTCTTGGTCATGTTCGTAAAAACCGAGGAGATTTACTTTCTGGTGGTGAACGAAGAAGAACTGAAATTGCACGTTGTTTAGCTTCAGATCCTAAGTTTATCTTATTAGATGAGCCTTTTGCTGGTGTAGATCCTATTGCTGTAGAAGATATTCAGAGTATTGTAGCTCACTTAAAAAATAAAAATATCGGAATTCTTATTACCGATCATAACGTACAAGAAACTTTAGCTATTACCGATAGAACATACTTAATGTACAACGGAAGTATCCTAAAAGAAGGAACTCCAGAGGAATTAGCTGCGGATGAAACCGTGAGAAAAGTTTATCTTGGTAAAGACTTCGAATTAAAAAAGAAGAAGTTTTAA
- a CDS encoding carboxymuconolactone decarboxylase family protein — MSKKVQEFNDYRSKMNEKILSSDNKVIKRIFNLDTNAYAEGHLSVKTKELLGLVASAVLRCDDCIAYHLETAHKNGVTKEEMMETMSIATLVGGTIVIPHLRRAVEFWEALEEEV; from the coding sequence ATGTCGAAAAAAGTCCAAGAGTTCAATGATTATCGTTCTAAAATGAACGAAAAGATTTTATCTTCAGATAATAAAGTAATTAAAAGAATATTCAATTTAGACACTAATGCTTACGCAGAAGGTCATTTATCAGTAAAAACAAAAGAATTATTAGGTTTAGTAGCTTCAGCAGTTTTACGTTGTGATGATTGTATCGCTTATCATTTAGAAACTGCTCATAAAAACGGTGTTACTAAGGAAGAAATGATGGAAACCATGTCGATTGCTACTTTAGTTGGTGGAACAATTGTTATTCCTCATTTACGCAGAGCTGTAGAGTTCTGGGAAGCTTTAGAAGAAGAAGTTTAA
- the tatC gene encoding twin-arginine translocase subunit TatC, which translates to MAEKEMSFLDHLEELRWHVIRSISAIFIVAIMVFIYIKTIFDKVLLAHLKPDFDTYQFFCKVFTGLGMESSFCDIQFKQTLQALNPTQQLMTAIWSSLILGFIISFPYVLWEIWRFISPGLLDNERKKSRGFIFWASFLFFLGILFSYYVIIPMSVYFFYNFTIGDAVVNNFKLDAYIGLVTNTLIGVAVFFELPIIIFFLSRVGLITPEFLKRYRKHALVLVLILAAIITPPDIASQVIVSVPIMILYEISIHISKFVIKKQQKNVEKSPRVQ; encoded by the coding sequence ATGGCAGAAAAGGAAATGTCTTTCTTAGATCATCTAGAAGAACTTAGATGGCATGTAATACGAAGTATTTCAGCAATTTTTATTGTTGCCATAATGGTGTTCATTTATATCAAAACGATTTTTGATAAAGTTCTACTAGCCCATTTAAAACCAGACTTCGATACCTATCAGTTCTTCTGTAAAGTATTTACGGGATTAGGAATGGAAAGTAGTTTCTGTGACATTCAATTCAAGCAAACACTTCAAGCATTAAATCCAACACAACAATTAATGACGGCTATTTGGTCTTCTTTAATTTTAGGATTTATCATCTCTTTCCCATATGTATTATGGGAAATTTGGAGGTTCATTTCTCCTGGTTTATTAGATAATGAACGTAAAAAATCAAGAGGTTTTATTTTTTGGGCTTCCTTCCTATTCTTCTTAGGTATACTATTTAGTTATTATGTAATCATTCCAATGTCAGTTTATTTCTTCTATAATTTCACAATTGGTGATGCTGTAGTTAATAACTTCAAACTAGATGCTTACATAGGATTGGTAACAAATACATTAATTGGGGTTGCGGTTTTCTTTGAATTGCCAATTATCATCTTCTTTTTATCAAGAGTTGGTTTAATTACTCCAGAATTTTTAAAACGATACAGAAAACATGCGTTGGTTCTAGTATTAATACTAGCTGCTATCATTACTCCTCCGGATATTGCTAGTCAGGTAATCGTATCAGTACCAATCATGATTTTATATGAAATAAGTATTCACATTTCAAAATTTGTAATAAAAAAACAACAGAAAAATGTCGAAAAAAGTCCAAGAGTTCAATGA
- a CDS encoding KpsF/GutQ family sugar-phosphate isomerase, whose product MKNTDLIIAKAKETIVLQSNSIANLTNFLDNSFADAVNFILNSKGRVIITGIGKSANIANKIVATLNSTGTPAVFMHAADAIHGDLGNIQEDDVVICISKSGNTPEIKVLVPLIRNSKNKIIAITGNPDSFLGKNADFLLNSYVEKEADPNNLAPTNSTTAQLVLGDALAVCLLDLRGFTNNDFAKYHPGGALGKRLYLRVSDLIKNNELPKVLPSDKLTKVIVEISEKRLGVTAVVDNNDKITGIITDGDIRRMLSKTTDIENLTASDIMSKNPKTIHIDAMAIDALDTLESNSITQILVSDDNDTYVGVVHLHDLIKEGIF is encoded by the coding sequence TTGAAAAATACAGACTTAATAATAGCCAAAGCAAAAGAAACTATTGTTCTTCAAAGTAATAGTATAGCTAATTTAACTAATTTTTTGGACAATTCGTTTGCTGATGCAGTTAACTTCATATTAAATTCAAAAGGAAGAGTAATCATTACTGGAATTGGTAAAAGCGCCAACATTGCAAATAAAATTGTAGCTACTTTAAATTCTACAGGAACACCTGCCGTATTTATGCATGCTGCAGATGCAATTCATGGTGATTTAGGTAATATTCAGGAAGATGATGTAGTAATTTGTATTTCGAAAAGTGGTAATACTCCAGAAATAAAAGTATTAGTTCCATTAATTAGAAATTCAAAAAACAAAATCATAGCAATCACCGGAAATCCAGATTCTTTTTTAGGGAAAAATGCAGATTTCTTGCTGAACTCTTATGTTGAAAAGGAAGCTGATCCAAATAACTTGGCTCCTACTAATAGCACAACCGCTCAGTTAGTTTTAGGTGATGCGTTAGCCGTTTGTTTACTAGATTTAAGAGGTTTTACAAATAATGATTTTGCAAAGTATCATCCCGGTGGAGCATTAGGAAAGCGTTTATATTTAAGAGTTTCTGATTTAATTAAGAATAACGAACTACCAAAAGTTCTTCCATCGGATAAATTGACTAAAGTTATTGTTGAAATCTCAGAAAAAAGACTTGGTGTAACTGCTGTTGTAGATAATAATGATAAAATCACTGGTATTATTACTGATGGTGATATTAGGCGTATGTTGAGTAAAACGACAGATATTGAGAATTTGACGGCTTCTGATATAATGAGTAAGAACCCAAAAACGATTCACATAGATGCTATGGCAATTGATGCTTTAGATACATTAGAATCGAATAGTATTACTCAAATTTTAGTTTCAGACGATAATGATACTTATGTTGGTGTAGTTCACCTTCATGATTTAATTAAAGAAGGTATTTTTTAG